One Pichia kudriavzevii chromosome 3, complete sequence genomic window carries:
- a CDS encoding uncharacterized protein (PKUD0C02220; similar to Saccharomyces cerevisiae YLR174W (IDP2) and YNL009W (IDP3); ancestral locus Anc_1.396), whose product MAFEKIKVKTPVVEMDGDEMTRIIWKMIKDQLILPFLDIDLDYYDLGIEYRDKTNDQVTVDSANATKKYGVAVKCATITPDEARVEEFGLKKMWLSPNGTIRNILGGTVFREPIIIENIPRIIQHWEKPIVIGRHAFGDQYKCQNIVTPECGGDLKLVFTPKDGSDVIEVPVYEYKGKGAALAMYNTEESITGFARASFELAISRKLPLYMSTKNTILKQYDGLFKDTFENMYQSEYKDKFEELGIWYEHRLIDDMVAQMIKSKGGYIIAMKNYDGDVESDIVAQGFGSLGLMTSVLVSADGKTFESEAAHGTVTRHYRQHQQGKETSTNSIASIFAWSRGLIKRGELDSTPDVVKFAQVLEKATIDTVRVDGIMTKDLALARGEIDRSAYVTTGEFIESVAKRLTKELGA is encoded by the coding sequence ATggcatttgaaaaaattaaagttAAGACTCCAGTCGTTGAAATGGACGGTGATGAAATGACCAGAATCATCTGGAAGATGATCAAGGATCAATTGATTCTGCCTTTCTTGGACATTGATTTGGACTATTACGATTTGGGTATTGAATATAGAGACAAGACCAATGATCAAGTCACTGTTGATTCTGCCAATGCAACCAAAAAGTACGGTGTTGCAGTGAAGTGTGCAACTATTACTCCAGACGAGGCAAGAGTGGAGGAGTTtggtttgaagaagatgtgGTTATCTCCAAATGGTACCATTAGAAACATTCTAGGTGGTACTGTTTTCAGAGAACCaattattattgaaaacattcCAAGAATCATCCAACATTGGGAAAAGCCTATTGTCATTGGTAGACACGCCTTTGGTGATCAATACAAGTGTCAAAACATTGTCACTCCAGAGTGTGGAGGTGACTTGAAGCTGGTTTTCACCCCAAAGGACGGTTCCGATGTCATTGAAGTTCCAGTCTATGAATACAAGGGTAAAGGTGCAGCATTGGCAATGTACAACACTGAGGAATCCATTACTGGTTTCGCTAGAGCTTCATTTGAATTGGCAATTTCTAGAAAATTACCTCTATACATGTCAACCAAAAACACCATTTTGAAGCAATATGATGGTTTGTTCAAGGATACCTTTGAAAACATGTACCAATCCGAATATAAGGacaagtttgaagaattgggTATCTGGTATGAACACAGATTAATCGACGACATGGTTGCCCAAATGATCAAGTCCAAGGGTGGTTATATCATTGCAATGAAGAATTACGATGGTGATGTCGAATCCGACATTGTTGCCCAAGGTTTTGGTTCCCTTGGTTTGATGACTTCTGTCTTGGTATCTGCAGATGGTAAGACCTTTGAATCTGAAGCTGCACATGGTACTGTCACCAGACACTACAGACAACACCAACAAGGTAAAGAGACTTCCACCAACTCCATTGCTTCCATCTTTGCATGGTCTAGGGGTTTAATCAAGAGAGGTGAATTGGACAGCACCCCAGATGTTGTCAAGTTTGCCCAAGTCTTGGAGAAGGCTACTATCGATACCGTCAGGGTTGACGGCATCATGACCAAAGACTTGGCATTGGCTAGAGGCGAAATTGACAGATCTGCATATGTCACCACTGGTGAATTCATCGAAAGCGTTGCCAAGAGATTAACTAAGGAATTAGGTGCTTAA
- a CDS encoding uncharacterized protein (PKUD0C02210; similar to Saccharomyces cerevisiae YNL030W (HHF2); ancestral locus Anc_2.299) translates to MSGRGKGGKGLGKGGAKRHRKILRDNIQGITKPAIRRLARRGGVKRISALIYEEVRAVLKTFLENVIRDAVTYTEHAKRKTVTSLDVVYALKRQGRTLYGFGG, encoded by the coding sequence atgtCTGGTAGAGGAAAAGGTGGTAAAGGTTTAGGTAAAGGTGGTGCTAAGAGACACAGAAAGATCCTTAGAGATAACATCCAAGGTATTACCAAGCCAGCAATCAGAAGATTAGCTAGAAGAGGTGGTGTGAAGAGAATTTCAGCTTTGATTTACGAAGAAGTCAGAGCCGTTCTTAAGACCTTCCTTGAAAACGTTATTAGAGACGCAGTCACTTATACCGAACACGCAAAGAGAAAGACCGTTACTTCTCTAGATGTTGTCTATGCATTGAAGAGACAAGGTAGAACCCTTTACGGTTTTGGTGGTTAG
- a CDS encoding uncharacterized protein (PKUD0C02230; similar to Saccharomyces cerevisiae YNR036C (MRPS12); ancestral locus Anc_6.352) encodes MFRALNIHRAMASAFKTSASSLIAPRLAIANNFINLQSQTSLLKPSSVLQLSQQRNATLNQIRKGRGLITRKKRPTKSPHLENCPIKKGVVLRVMILKPKKPNSAQRKAARVRLTNGEVVSAYIPGIGHNCQEHSVVYVRGGRSQDLPGVKYHLVRGAMDLSGVANRATSRSKYGAKKPQSKE; translated from the coding sequence ATGTTCAGAGCGCTCAACATCCACAGGGCAATGGCGTCTGCTTTCAAGACAAGTGCATCCTCCCTCATAGCCCCAAGACTGGCGATTGCCAACAACTTTATTAATCTGCAATCGCAGACCTCGTTGCTGAAGCCTTCATCGGTTTTGCAGCTATCGCAGCAAAGAAACGCAACGTTAAACCAAATCAGGAAAGGTAGGGGCTTGATCACTAGGAAAAAGAGACCTACCAAGTCCCCCCATTTGGAAAACTGTCCAATCAAGAAAGGTGTGGTGCTCAGAGTCATGATTTTGAAACCTAAGAAGCCAAACTCTGCGCAGAGAAAGGCTGCGAGAGTTAGGCTAACGAACGGGGAGGTTGTGTCTGCTTACATTCCCGGCATTGGCCACAACTGCCAAGAACACTCGGTTGTTTATGTGAGGGGTGGTAGATCCCAAGATTTACCTGGTGTTAAGTACCATTTGGTGAGAGGTGCAATGGATTTATCTGGTGTGGCCAACAGAGCCACTTCGAGGTCTAAATATGGTGCAAAAAAGCCCCAATCTAAGGAATGA
- a CDS encoding uncharacterized protein (PKUD0C02225; Pfam Domains: PP-binding(1.4e-15)), producing the protein MFRSIVNASRITLRNVSVVSSATRVTPGYINKQAPMKSAVRFYSAAPELTREIIAERIVELLQAYSKTAEDITITDSTSFSKDLGYDSLDTAEVIMEIEHEFSILIPDKEADEIKTVGQAIDYIQHQDDAC; encoded by the coding sequence ATGTTCAGAAGTATTGTCAATGCGTCCAGAATTACCCTGAGAAATGTCTCTGTGGTGAGTAGTGCCACAAGAGTGACACCAGGTTACATCAACAAGCAGGCGCCAATGAAGAGTGCTGTTCGGTTTTACAGTGCTGCGCCGGAGTTGACTAGAGAGATCATTGCCGAGAGAATTGTTGAGTTGTTGCAAGCGTACAGCAAGACGGCAGAGGACATTACCATCACCGACTCCACGTCCTTCAGCAAGGATCTCGGATATGACTCTCTTGACACTGCAGAGGTGATTATGGAGATTGAACACGAATTCTCCATTTTGATACCAGACAAGGAGGCAGACGAAATCAAGACTGTTGGCCAGGCCATTGACTATATCCAACACCAAGACGATGCATGCTAA